One genomic region from Kamptonema formosum PCC 6407 encodes:
- a CDS encoding non-ribosomal peptide synthetase has translation MFPVGNSRESVSLNSVSNTIQGLIEYRVDQQPEARAINYQNHCLTYQQLNHRANQLAHYLLSLGLGAEARVCVCLQPSLEIGVALLGILKAGAVYVPLDPYYPRDRLATILEDNQPQVILTQKDVLPNLPATGSKVFCCDRDWQSIEHLSTDNPSVNIDLDQTAYIIYTSGTTGKPKGVTIGYRNLSHYILVAQERFGFDRTTIMPAIARFSFSITFFELLSPLVAGGTLTILERKQILDFRQMCQILEQMTAIHASPNLLKKLLAYIEDNSIDLAKFSGLKHVSTGGDLVPANVLFAMQRVFQNAEIHVIYGCSEVSCMACSHFVSREQTITKTLVGQPFPNVAIRLYESEQKLVAIGEIGEVYISGAGVAKGYLERPELTTEKFVTIDQERWYRTGDRGRLDAQGNLEILGRTDFQIKLNGIRIEPGEIEVVLRQIPGVRETVVVCRELNSGELGIVAYLVLHSTDPPKIDDIRRYLQSKLPEYMVPATFVVLDALPLNLNQKVDRQALPAPNFDSGNKYIAPRNELEIQLAKIWEQVLGIEPIGIKDNFFELGGHSLVAVNLLAKIGNIFDKNLPLSILFQQQTIEEFAHILSQPEWTPSWSSLVPIQTKGTQTPLFLIHAVGGNLLDYQKLIYHLGQDRPIFGLQSIGLDGKQEPLATVEAMALHYINEIKTIQPHGPYLFFGYSLGGIVAFEMAQQLYAQGEKIRWLGVCDIGVGHISNEEKNQERNERYFAKFIKLHTTNLGKISSFKGKLEYLWDRIYCRLTLYYYKKHLVGELSKNKISPPDYLLKLLDINMQADMNYRFKIYPGSLALFRCKYQDVKYYFKPDLGWGDVVAGGVEIHNLRGSHFDLMTEPWVKFLAKDLKASLEIGSSRTYSNR, from the coding sequence ATGTTTCCAGTTGGTAATTCAAGGGAATCAGTCAGTTTAAACTCTGTTAGCAATACTATTCAGGGGTTAATTGAATATCGCGTTGACCAACAGCCAGAGGCGAGGGCAATTAATTACCAAAACCACTGTCTGACCTATCAGCAACTCAATCACCGTGCTAACCAATTGGCTCATTACCTACTGAGTTTAGGTTTAGGTGCAGAGGCGCGGGTGTGTGTTTGTCTCCAGCCATCCCTAGAAATTGGTGTAGCTTTGCTAGGCATTTTGAAAGCCGGTGCAGTTTACGTTCCCCTCGATCCCTACTATCCCCGCGATCGCCTCGCCACGATTTTGGAGGACAACCAGCCCCAAGTTATCCTTACTCAGAAAGATGTATTACCAAATTTACCTGCAACTGGGTCAAAGGTTTTCTGTTGCGATCGCGATTGGCAAAGTATAGAGCATCTGTCCACCGACAACCCATCTGTCAATATTGACCTTGACCAGACAGCCTACATCATTTATACATCGGGGACTACTGGCAAACCCAAGGGCGTAACGATCGGTTATCGTAACTTGAGCCATTACATTTTGGTGGCCCAGGAACGTTTTGGTTTTGACCGTACCACGATAATGCCTGCGATCGCTCGCTTCAGTTTTAGTATCACCTTTTTTGAACTCCTATCTCCCTTAGTTGCGGGTGGCACTCTCACGATCCTAGAACGGAAACAGATATTAGATTTCCGTCAAATGTGCCAAATTTTAGAACAGATGACTGCGATCCATGCCTCCCCTAATCTGCTCAAAAAATTGCTAGCCTACATCGAAGATAACAGCATTGATTTGGCAAAGTTTAGCGGATTAAAGCACGTTTCTACTGGTGGCGATCTCGTTCCAGCCAACGTTCTTTTCGCTATGCAGCGGGTGTTCCAAAATGCCGAAATTCACGTCATTTATGGCTGTAGTGAAGTTAGTTGTATGGCTTGCTCCCACTTTGTATCCAGAGAGCAAACAATCACCAAAACCCTTGTCGGACAGCCGTTCCCTAATGTAGCAATTCGCCTATATGAGTCAGAACAAAAGTTGGTTGCTATTGGTGAAATCGGCGAGGTATATATCAGCGGGGCGGGTGTTGCTAAAGGCTATTTGGAACGACCAGAATTAACCACCGAAAAATTTGTCACCATTGACCAGGAGCGTTGGTATCGGACAGGCGATCGGGGACGTTTAGATGCCCAGGGAAATTTAGAAATTCTTGGTCGAACTGACTTCCAAATCAAGCTCAATGGCATTCGGATTGAACCAGGAGAAATCGAAGTTGTACTGCGACAAATTCCAGGGGTAAGAGAAACTGTGGTAGTGTGCCGGGAACTAAATAGTGGCGAATTGGGAATAGTCGCCTATCTGGTACTTCACTCCACCGATCCCCCGAAAATTGACGATATCCGTCGCTATCTCCAGAGCAAATTACCAGAATACATGGTTCCTGCTACCTTTGTAGTTTTGGACGCTCTACCCTTGAACCTCAATCAAAAAGTAGACCGTCAGGCACTTCCCGCCCCAAATTTTGACTCTGGCAATAAGTATATTGCTCCTCGTAATGAATTGGAAATTCAGCTAGCAAAGATTTGGGAACAGGTATTAGGGATCGAACCAATAGGAATCAAAGACAATTTTTTTGAATTGGGTGGTCATTCTCTAGTCGCTGTCAATTTATTAGCAAAAATTGGAAATATTTTTGATAAAAACTTGCCATTATCAATTTTATTTCAGCAGCAAACGATTGAAGAATTTGCTCATATTCTTTCCCAGCCAGAATGGACACCATCTTGGTCTTCGTTAGTCCCGATTCAAACAAAAGGAACGCAAACACCTTTATTCTTAATCCATGCAGTTGGTGGGAACCTTTTAGATTATCAAAAACTCATCTATCATCTAGGTCAAGATCGACCTATTTTTGGGTTACAATCAATCGGATTAGATGGCAAGCAAGAGCCGCTAGCTACTGTGGAAGCAATGGCTCTACACTACATCAATGAAATTAAGACCATTCAGCCTCATGGCCCCTATCTATTTTTTGGCTATTCTTTAGGGGGAATAGTCGCATTTGAGATGGCACAACAACTATATGCCCAAGGAGAGAAAATAAGATGGTTGGGAGTATGCGATATAGGTGTTGGTCATATCAGTAATGAGGAGAAAAATCAGGAGCGAAATGAGCGATATTTTGCTAAGTTTATCAAGCTTCACACAACAAATCTTGGGAAAATTAGTAGCTTTAAAGGAAAGTTAGAATATCTGTGGGATAGAATTTACTGTCGGCTAACTTTATATTACTACAAAAAGCATCTGGTTGGGGAGCTTTCTAAAAATAAAATTTCTCCTCCAGACTACTTATTAAAACTTTTAGATATCAATATGCAAGCTGACATGAATTACAGGTTCAAAATCTACCCAGGTTCTCTAGCTCTCTTTCGTTGCAAATATCAGGATGTGAAATATTACTTCAAGCCTGATTTGGGCTGGGGTGATGTAGTAGCTGGGGGGGTAGAGATTCACAATCTACGTGGGAGTCACTTCGATCTGATGACAGAACCTTGGGTAAAGTTT
- a CDS encoding PAS domain S-box protein: MGNQQRSNYVLDLVGIEEALHQMEAKYRSMFENAVSGIFQTTPDGRYISANPALARLYGYKSREEMMARLTDIEQQLYVDPKRRDEFVAALQEHDAVSDFESQIYRRDGNIIWISEHARAVRGPNGELLYYEGFVEDITQRKYAEAALSEERERLRLVIEGVKDYAIFMLDTDGLVASWNSGAEGILGYRATEIIGSHFRCFYTQEEIDLGKPAEKLEIATAQGRFEDEGWRVRKDGSQFWANIIVTALRDESGILRGFCQVTQDITEQKRAAEEKTQLITSLQQSEKKFRTLYESTTDAVMLLDENGFLDCNPATLKLFGCNRKDEFTGKHPLEFSPRLQPGGEDSATLVQERMAAALSIGNCRFDWLHCRLDGSEFPAEVLLTSMDIGGKLGLQAVVRDITYRVMAEEALKQANEDLERRVQERTSQLEEAIAQLQSEIAERQKAEAQLRASEEKFSKAFRSSPDPITITSFADGRFIEVNDSFLSLMDYRLDEVIDKTVADLNLWVNVEDRTRLRQVLHEQEVVRNCEYELRMKSGNVVVVLLSAEIINLGDEMCLLAVMTDITDRKAVEEALRESQRALATLMGNLPGMAYRFRNDADRSLEFVSEGCYQLTGYHPDEFVGDRKLSLSEITHPEDQERLWTAVQIALQENRPYQLTYRITSKAGELKWIWEQGIGVFSDSGDVLALEGLIVDITERKQAEDLAVRSQCELREQKTQLEKTLHELQQTQAQLIHTEKMSSLGQMIAGVAHEINNPVNSVCGNLVHVGHYTEDLLNLVELYQQNYPQPVAAIQNTIEEIDLEFLLEDLPKAMSSMHVGADRIREIVRSLRNFSRKDDTKTSLVNIHEGIEGTLLILQSRLKARAAYPEISVVKEYGKLPMIECYAGKINQVFMNLIGNAIDAIDEYNQNRSITEIKANPSLIKIKTEVSSSNAIIRISDNGPGMSEEISKQLFDPFFTTKPAGKGTGLGLSISYQIVVEQHGGKLSCTSTPGQGSEFTIEIPIEEGARG; the protein is encoded by the coding sequence GTGGGCAACCAACAACGGTCAAACTATGTGCTCGATTTAGTGGGGATCGAGGAGGCACTGCACCAAATGGAAGCAAAATATCGCAGTATGTTTGAGAATGCTGTTTCAGGCATTTTTCAAACAACCCCTGACGGGCGCTATATCAGTGCAAATCCCGCCTTAGCACGGCTCTATGGTTACAAATCTCGTGAAGAAATGATGGCAAGGCTGACTGACATCGAACAGCAGCTTTATGTAGACCCTAAACGACGTGACGAGTTCGTTGCTGCCTTGCAAGAACATGATGCGGTATCGGATTTTGAATCGCAGATTTACCGCCGAGATGGGAATATAATTTGGATTTCTGAACACGCAAGAGCAGTTCGCGGCCCCAACGGCGAACTACTTTATTATGAAGGTTTTGTCGAAGATATCACTCAGCGCAAATACGCAGAAGCCGCACTTAGTGAAGAAAGAGAACGCCTCCGCTTAGTAATTGAAGGAGTCAAGGACTATGCGATTTTCATGCTGGATACTGATGGTCTTGTAGCTAGTTGGAACTCTGGAGCTGAAGGTATTTTAGGCTACCGAGCTACCGAGATTATCGGTTCCCACTTTCGCTGCTTTTACACTCAGGAGGAAATCGATCTCGGCAAACCAGCAGAAAAATTAGAGATAGCCACAGCCCAAGGTAGATTTGAAGATGAAGGCTGGCGAGTTCGCAAGGATGGCTCCCAGTTTTGGGCCAATATCATTGTTACGGCTTTACGGGATGAAAGCGGAATATTACGAGGTTTTTGCCAAGTTACGCAGGATATTACTGAGCAAAAACGGGCGGCAGAGGAAAAAACCCAATTAATCACTTCTTTGCAACAGTCGGAAAAAAAATTCCGTACTTTGTACGAATCAACTACCGATGCAGTGATGCTACTTGATGAAAATGGCTTTTTAGACTGCAATCCCGCAACTTTAAAATTGTTCGGATGTAACAGGAAAGATGAGTTTACAGGCAAGCACCCCTTGGAATTTAGCCCTCGACTACAGCCGGGGGGCGAAGATTCAGCTACTTTAGTTCAGGAACGTATGGCTGCGGCTCTGTCTATAGGAAACTGCCGTTTCGACTGGCTGCACTGTCGCCTTGATGGTTCGGAATTCCCGGCAGAGGTATTACTGACTTCTATGGATATCGGAGGCAAGTTAGGCCTGCAAGCGGTAGTGCGTGATATTACCTACCGGGTGATGGCTGAGGAAGCTCTCAAACAGGCAAATGAGGATTTGGAACGCCGGGTTCAAGAGCGTACCAGTCAGTTAGAGGAGGCGATCGCGCAATTGCAAAGCGAAATTGCCGAACGTCAAAAGGCGGAAGCTCAGCTACGGGCCTCAGAGGAAAAATTCTCTAAAGCTTTTCGCTCTAGTCCCGATCCGATAACTATTACTTCCTTCGCTGACGGACGGTTTATTGAGGTTAACGATAGTTTTCTGAGTTTAATGGATTACCGTCTTGATGAGGTGATTGACAAGACTGTAGCGGACTTGAATCTTTGGGTAAATGTAGAAGACAGAACTAGATTAAGACAAGTTTTACACGAGCAAGAGGTAGTTCGTAACTGCGAATATGAGTTGCGGATGAAGTCTGGCAATGTGGTGGTGGTGCTGCTATCGGCTGAGATTATTAATCTGGGCGATGAGATGTGTTTGCTGGCTGTGATGACGGATATTACTGACCGTAAAGCTGTTGAGGAGGCTCTACGGGAGAGCCAGCGAGCTTTGGCAACACTGATGGGTAATTTACCTGGTATGGCTTACCGCTTCCGTAACGATGCCGATCGCAGTCTAGAATTTGTCAGCGAAGGTTGCTATCAGTTAACTGGCTACCACCCAGACGAGTTTGTTGGCGATCGCAAACTGTCTCTGTCAGAGATTACTCACCCAGAAGATCAGGAGCGTTTGTGGACTGCTGTCCAAATTGCTTTACAGGAAAATCGACCCTATCAGTTAACTTATCGCATTACTTCTAAGGCGGGGGAACTCAAATGGATTTGGGAACAAGGGATTGGGGTATTCTCGGATTCAGGAGATGTACTCGCTTTGGAGGGGCTGATCGTTGACATTACTGAGCGCAAGCAGGCAGAGGATCTTGCTGTGCGATCGCAATGCGAACTCAGAGAGCAAAAGACGCAGTTAGAGAAAACTTTGCATGAGCTACAACAGACTCAAGCTCAATTAATTCACACTGAGAAAATGTCTTCTCTAGGTCAAATGATTGCTGGAGTTGCTCATGAAATTAATAATCCCGTAAATTCCGTATGCGGTAATCTTGTCCATGTCGGTCACTACACGGAAGATTTGCTCAATTTGGTTGAGTTGTACCAGCAGAATTACCCCCAGCCAGTGGCAGCTATTCAAAATACAATTGAGGAGATAGATTTAGAGTTTTTGTTAGAAGATTTGCCTAAAGCGATGTCTTCGATGCACGTTGGGGCAGACCGTATTCGCGAAATTGTGCGATCGCTACGAAATTTCTCTCGCAAGGACGACACTAAAACCAGTTTAGTAAATATTCACGAAGGCATTGAAGGGACGCTACTGATTCTGCAAAGTCGGCTGAAAGCTCGTGCCGCCTATCCTGAAATTTCTGTCGTTAAGGAGTACGGAAAGTTACCAATGATTGAGTGCTATGCTGGGAAGATTAATCAGGTGTTTATGAATTTGATTGGTAATGCAATTGATGCAATTGATGAGTATAATCAAAACCGATCTATTACTGAAATTAAGGCTAATCCCAGCCTGATTAAAATCAAAACTGAAGTTAGTTCCTCCAATGCTATAATTCGCATTTCGGACAATGGCCCCGGTATGAGTGAGGAAATTTCTAAGCAGCTATTCGATCCATTTTTTACAACAAAACCTGCTGGTAAAGGTACTGGTTTAGGACTATCAATTAGCTACCAAATTGTGGTTGAACAGCATGGCGGTAAGTTAAGTTGTACTTCTACCCCAGGACAAGGATCGGAGTTCACGATCGAAATTCCTATTGAAGAAGGGGCTAGGGGCTAG
- a CDS encoding Rne/Rng family ribonuclease: MPKQIVIAEQHRLAAVFSEDQIQELVVATGSHQVSDIYLGIVENVLPGIDAAFVNIGDPDRNGFMHVTDLGPLRLKRSAGAITELLAPQQKVLVQVMKEPTGTKGPRLTGNITLPGRYLVLMPYGRGVNLSRRIKSENERNRLRALAILVKPAGMGLLVRTEAEGMTEEAIIEDLEVLQKQWEAVQQEGSSTRAPALLNRDDDFIQRVLRDMFSNDVNRIVVDSQNGIKRVKQHLMAWNGNKLPPGVLIDHHRERIPMLEYFRVNPAIREALRPRVDLPSGGYIIIQPTEALTVIDVNSGSFTRSATARETVLWTNCEAATEIARQLRLRNIAGVIIVDFIDMESRRDQLQVLEHFNKALRADKARPQIAQLSELGLVELTRKRQGQNIYELFGHTCPSCGGLGHLVQLPGEDELAPAVRDFSTARESAASNRSLPRPAFAEILPTVPEVPERRSLTGTPRHSFGESPGPVREERSLEPARAAWEAQNEGLDFDGNSSSSLDLINHPSYQDLGNGARRRRSRQRLGEGNLPVREEEPTRSKLRVPSVPSMADSRGEYLGVPGVRASSETFPIASTIGQRRDRDDLERVRPARPELMKPMVEPPEVIAVEMTPEEQDVYALMGVSPLLLLDRTVKNPKNAIISVTLPGQGGTAPQVERSPVEAESAIVTEQIGEESNYAKDEPDYGRQELDYSRQEPDYSRQELDYSRQEPDYARQESDYARQESDYAKDEPDYARQEPDYAAASLVSSAYFEEDSDDYSEHSGEVSSVAETSRSSEQEEQEPLNRRRRRRSSALVEE; encoded by the coding sequence ATGCCAAAGCAGATAGTTATAGCGGAGCAGCATCGCCTTGCTGCTGTATTTTCCGAAGATCAAATCCAAGAACTCGTAGTCGCCACTGGCAGTCACCAAGTCAGCGATATCTATCTCGGAATTGTTGAAAATGTATTACCCGGAATAGACGCAGCCTTCGTCAATATTGGCGACCCCGATCGCAACGGCTTTATGCACGTCACCGACTTAGGGCCCCTACGGTTGAAACGCTCCGCAGGCGCGATTACAGAATTGCTTGCTCCCCAGCAGAAAGTCCTAGTCCAAGTGATGAAAGAGCCAACGGGAACTAAAGGCCCCCGACTCACGGGCAACATTACTCTTCCCGGACGCTACTTAGTTCTAATGCCCTACGGCCGGGGCGTAAATCTCTCCCGCCGCATCAAATCCGAAAACGAGCGCAACCGCCTCAGAGCGCTAGCAATTTTAGTCAAACCTGCCGGTATGGGGTTGCTAGTCCGCACCGAAGCTGAAGGGATGACAGAAGAGGCAATCATAGAAGACTTAGAAGTTTTGCAAAAGCAGTGGGAAGCAGTCCAACAAGAAGGTAGTTCCACTCGAGCTCCAGCCCTGCTCAACCGTGACGATGATTTCATCCAGCGGGTACTGCGGGATATGTTCAGCAACGACGTGAACAGAATTGTCGTGGACTCCCAAAATGGCATTAAGCGCGTCAAGCAGCACTTAATGGCCTGGAATGGAAACAAACTACCGCCGGGAGTTCTGATCGACCACCACCGCGAACGGATTCCGATGCTGGAATATTTCCGCGTCAACCCCGCGATTAGAGAAGCCCTCAGACCTAGAGTGGACTTGCCCTCTGGGGGTTATATCATCATCCAGCCCACAGAAGCGCTGACGGTGATTGATGTCAACTCTGGTTCTTTCACCCGCTCAGCTACAGCCCGCGAAACCGTACTTTGGACTAACTGCGAAGCCGCAACGGAAATTGCCCGACAATTGCGCCTGCGAAATATTGCTGGCGTGATCATTGTGGACTTCATCGATATGGAATCGCGCCGCGACCAGTTACAGGTGCTAGAACATTTCAATAAAGCCCTTAGAGCTGACAAAGCACGACCACAAATTGCCCAATTATCTGAACTTGGGTTGGTAGAGCTCACCCGCAAACGCCAAGGTCAAAATATTTATGAATTGTTCGGTCACACTTGTCCTTCTTGCGGCGGATTGGGTCATCTCGTCCAACTTCCAGGAGAAGATGAGCTAGCTCCAGCAGTGCGTGACTTTTCTACAGCGCGTGAGTCCGCAGCCTCAAACCGTTCTTTACCTCGCCCCGCTTTTGCGGAAATATTGCCGACAGTGCCAGAAGTGCCAGAACGCCGCAGTTTGACTGGTACTCCCCGCCATAGCTTCGGGGAATCCCCTGGGCCTGTTAGGGAAGAGCGCTCTCTTGAGCCTGCACGGGCGGCTTGGGAAGCTCAGAACGAGGGGTTAGATTTCGATGGGAATAGCAGTTCATCCCTGGATTTGATTAATCACCCTAGTTATCAGGATTTAGGGAATGGGGCCCGCCGCCGCCGATCGCGCCAACGCCTGGGAGAGGGTAATCTGCCTGTGAGGGAGGAGGAGCCAACGCGCAGTAAGTTACGGGTGCCAAGCGTACCTTCAATGGCTGATTCCAGAGGAGAATACTTGGGAGTTCCAGGAGTGCGGGCAAGTTCCGAGACGTTCCCCATTGCCAGTACTATTGGCCAACGACGCGATCGCGACGATTTGGAGCGGGTGCGACCAGCTAGACCAGAACTCATGAAACCAATGGTAGAACCGCCGGAAGTGATTGCGGTGGAAATGACTCCAGAGGAACAAGATGTCTATGCTTTGATGGGAGTTTCTCCGTTGCTACTGTTGGATCGAACGGTGAAAAATCCCAAGAACGCGATTATTTCGGTAACGCTTCCCGGACAAGGGGGAACTGCACCGCAGGTTGAGCGATCGCCAGTGGAGGCAGAATCTGCGATCGTTACTGAGCAGATTGGGGAAGAGTCTAATTATGCAAAGGATGAGCCAGATTATGGAAGGCAAGAGTTAGATTACTCAAGGCAAGAGCCAGATTACTCAAGGCAAGAGCTAGATTACTCAAGGCAAGAGCCAGATTACGCAAGGCAAGAGTCAGATTACGCAAGGCAAGAGTCAGATTACGCAAAGGATGAGCCAGATTATGCAAGGCAAGAGCCAGATTATGCAGCCGCCTCTTTAGTTTCCTCTGCATATTTTGAGGAAGACAGCGATGACTATTCCGAGCATAGCGGTGAAGTTTCTAGTGTTGCTGAAACTTCTCGATCCAGCGAGCAGGAGGAGCAAGAACCTCTGAATCGCCGCCGTCGTCGTCGTTCTTCTGCCTTGGTTGAAGAATGA
- the trpD gene encoding anthranilate phosphoribosyltransferase, protein MTDSPPSLQQQDAAAVTAGVASPSAIALDASLWPELLQQLLDRQSLSRDRAADLMQGWLADAIPPALSGAILAALQAKGISAQELAGMAYVLQSQSLGSFEAENSSIPNSKLKTQNSLIDTCGTGGDGASTFNISTAVAFVAAASGIAVAKHGNRSASSKVGSADVLEALGVNLNASPEKVHAAIEEVGIAFLFAPGWHPAMKVVAPLRRTLKVRTVFNLLGPLVNPLRPRGQVIGVFDSKLVVIVAEALRELGTEVAIVLHGREKLDEAGLGDITDLAILSQGEVQLSELNPEKIGVTPAAIASLRGGDVEENSQILRDVLQGKGTDAQRSVVALNASLALQVGGVVPLGAHEQGLSLANDILLSGKAWLKLEELVKFMR, encoded by the coding sequence ATGACTGATTCCCCCCCTTCACTCCAACAGCAAGACGCGGCTGCGGTTACGGCAGGCGTTGCCTCTCCCTCGGCAATCGCGCTGGATGCTTCTCTGTGGCCTGAATTGCTCCAACAACTGTTAGATCGTCAGTCCCTTAGTCGCGATCGCGCTGCTGACTTAATGCAAGGATGGCTAGCAGATGCTATTCCCCCAGCACTATCAGGTGCTATTCTAGCTGCTCTCCAAGCTAAAGGCATATCTGCCCAAGAGCTGGCTGGTATGGCTTATGTTTTGCAGTCTCAGTCTCTAGGGAGTTTTGAAGCAGAAAATTCTTCAATTCCCAACTCAAAGCTCAAAACTCAAAACTCCTTAATTGATACCTGCGGAACTGGTGGGGATGGAGCATCAACTTTTAATATTTCGACTGCGGTGGCGTTTGTAGCCGCCGCCAGTGGAATTGCAGTTGCTAAACACGGAAATCGTTCGGCCTCCAGCAAAGTTGGTTCTGCTGATGTTTTAGAAGCATTAGGTGTTAACTTGAACGCCTCTCCCGAAAAGGTTCATGCTGCTATTGAGGAAGTGGGGATCGCATTTCTATTTGCTCCCGGTTGGCATCCAGCCATGAAGGTTGTGGCTCCACTCAGGCGAACTCTGAAGGTGCGAACTGTGTTTAACCTTTTGGGCCCGTTGGTCAATCCCTTGCGGCCGAGGGGTCAAGTAATTGGCGTATTCGATTCAAAATTGGTGGTAATCGTCGCTGAAGCTTTGAGAGAATTGGGTACGGAAGTGGCGATCGTTTTACATGGTCGAGAAAAACTAGATGAGGCGGGATTGGGAGATATTACTGATTTAGCTATTTTGTCACAAGGAGAAGTGCAGCTCAGTGAATTGAATCCTGAAAAAATCGGCGTGACACCAGCAGCGATCGCATCTTTGCGAGGAGGGGATGTGGAAGAAAATTCCCAAATTTTACGGGATGTTCTTCAAGGCAAAGGAACCGACGCGCAACGGTCAGTCGTTGCTTTGAATGCGTCTTTGGCACTGCAAGTAGGAGGAGTTGTACCGCTAGGGGCTCACGAACAAGGGTTGTCTCTTGCCAACGATATCTTACTCAGCGGCAAAGCTTGGTTGAAGTTGGAAGAGTTGGTTAAGTTTATGCGCTGA
- a CDS encoding ribonuclease HII has product MIAGVDEVGRGAWFGPVVAAACILPPEALEELTALGVRDSKQLSPAARSRLAVKIQAMAVDCQIGVASVREIDRINILQASLLAMKRAILKLNTLPELCLIDGNQRIPNLVVPKAGYPYAQQTMIQGDRRSLVIAAASIVAKVWRDELIVRMAVKFPEYDLTNNKGYGTPKHRLGLERYGVSPFHRTSFSPCRK; this is encoded by the coding sequence CTGATTGCAGGAGTCGATGAGGTAGGAAGGGGAGCGTGGTTTGGGCCGGTGGTGGCTGCTGCTTGCATTTTGCCACCGGAGGCGCTAGAGGAACTGACAGCTTTGGGAGTGCGGGATAGCAAACAATTGAGTCCTGCGGCGCGATCGCGGTTGGCAGTTAAAATCCAGGCTATGGCTGTTGATTGCCAAATTGGTGTAGCGTCTGTACGGGAGATCGACCGGATCAATATTTTGCAAGCTTCGCTGCTGGCGATGAAACGGGCGATTCTAAAACTCAATACTTTGCCTGAGCTTTGCCTGATTGACGGCAATCAGCGGATACCAAATTTGGTGGTTCCCAAGGCTGGCTACCCCTACGCGCAACAAACGATGATCCAAGGAGATCGGCGATCGCTTGTCATTGCTGCGGCTAGTATAGTTGCTAAGGTTTGGCGCGATGAGTTGATCGTCCGCATGGCTGTAAAATTCCCAGAATATGACTTGACAAATAATAAGGGTTATGGTACGCCAAAACATAGATTGGGTTTGGAGCGCTACGGTGTCTCCCCTTTCCATCGAACCTCTTTTAGTCCTTGTCGAAAATAG